Proteins encoded in a region of the Watersipora subatra chromosome 5, tzWatSuba1.1, whole genome shotgun sequence genome:
- the LOC137397513 gene encoding putative ascorbate peroxidase yields the protein MNCSLQLDMFLVVKDVLPVDSDMSSQNHRTIVCATMAVKTRTQPLLAESVADIVLDSQVFAQMHKDRDGRKRPGKHGEHGQPGQPGRPGLPGSGSVDSLRGSIRSFISKNVNSRLPLALRLVFHSCVGSTGCDGCINTADKANTGLQTIYKDTINLWKSLGKPISFADFVVLLGTVAVELGMSRKGGPGHRRLPFKTGRSACKDPSNYRLSHKYHQGQDPNSLAFLMKEFKLSRNQAVALMGAHSLGTCKASVSGFVGPWDRTTTTLDNGFYLNLANTNFDIKKAPNGFTQWSKNGQMMLHADMSLARNLKISSGQTPLCKTSNQCSASPDRNQVVKYAKDQKTWANDFQTAFLKMVEH from the exons AtgaattgctctctgcaactggacaTGTTTCTAGTTGTCAAGGATGTCTTGCCAGtagactcagacatgtctagCCAAAATCACAGAACCATTGTTTGTGCAACGATGGCTGTTAAAACACgaacacagcctctgcttgcggAAAGCGTAGCAGACATCGTACTAGATTCTCAAGTGTTTGCTCAAAT GCACAAAGATAGGGATGGTCGTAAAAGGCCTGGAAAACATGGAGAACATGGGCAGCCCGGACAACCTGGACGACCTGGACTGCCTGGTTCAGGTAGTGTTGATTCCCTTCGTGGATCTATAAGAAGTTTCATCAGCAAAAAT GTAAACAGCAGATTACCACTGGCGCTGAGGCTAGTGTTCCACAGTTGTGTAGGAAGCACAGGCTGTGATGGATGCATCAATACAGCTGACAAGGCAAATACCG GTCTAcagacaatttacaaagacacAATTAACCTTTGGAAAAGCCTGGGCAAGCCGATATCTTTTGCTGACTTTGTTGTATTACTTGGAACCGTTGCTGTCGAGTTAGGCATGTCACGCAAAG GAGGTCCCGGTCACAGAAGACTACCTTTTAAAACAGGGAGGTCAGCTTGCAAAGATCCTAGCAATTACAGACTCTCTCATAAGTATCATCAG GGTCAAGACCCAAACTCATTGGCATTCTTAATGAAGGAATTTAAGCTATCCAGAAATCAGGCTGTAGCTCTAATGG GTGCTCATTCTTTGGGAACGTGCAAAGCGTCTGTCAGCGGATTCGTCGGTCCATGGGACAGGACAACTACTACTCTTGATAATGGCTTCTACCTTAATTTAGCTAACACCAACTTTGATATTAAAAAAGCTCCAAATGG CTTCACTCAGTGGAGTAAGAATGGACAGATGATGCTCCATGCCGATATGTCTCTCGCACGAAATTTAAAAATCTCCAGTGGTCAAACACCGCTCTGTAAGACTTCAAACCAATGCTCTGCTTCACCAGATCGGAACCAG GTCGTGAAGTATGCTAAGGATCAGAAGACATGGGCAAACGACTTCCAAACAGCATTTTTAAAGATGGTCGAGCACTAG
- the LOC137396954 gene encoding uncharacterized protein has protein sequence MKMLKPAKILAFLLVTSVSYIRAHYGGSGVTSGYQDAHHGRQSEVRHYQLSWLTWVPQRYRSYIRSYLQPTPSAPLTTSPYIPSMSWSTWTAWSQCTVTCGEGVHSRARQCLTRHLARQGCYGPSIESKSCSKDYC, from the exons ATGA AAATGCTGAAACCTGCTAAAATTCTTGCCTTCCTGTTGGTAACTTCTGTGA GCTACATCCGAGCACATTATGGAGGGAGTGGTGTGACATCTGGATACCAGGACGCTCATCATGGTCGTCAAAGTGAAGTTAGACATTACCAACTTTCTTGGCTCACTTGGGTCCCCCAGAGATATCGCTCTTATATCAGATCGTATTTACAGCCTACTCCTAGTGCACCACTGACGACATCTCCTT ATATACCTAGTATGAGTTGGTCAACTTGGACTGCCTGGTCACAATGCACAGTAACATGTGGAGAAGGTGTTCACAGCAGGGCTAGACAGTGTCTCACCAGACATTTGGCCAGGCAAGGCTGTTATGGCCCTTCTATAGAAAGCAAAAGTTGTAGCAAAGACTACTGCTGA